The Candidatus Hydrogenedentota bacterium genomic interval CTCCATAGGCTAGAAAAAGAATTGAGCCAATTGCTCGTCGGATCAGGGAGCTTGGAAAGCCATACGCCCATGCTTTCACGAACCCATCAACGGGACAGTATGCGCCGCGCCCAAGCTTGTGTGGCGCGTATGTTGTTGGATATGCATATTTCCCCGGAGCTGCTTGCCCTTGAGCTGCGCGAAGCCTTGGACGCCTTGGGCGAGATTACGGGGGAGACCACTTCGGAAAGTTTATTGGACCGCATTTTTTCCGCCTTTTGTATCGGCAAATAAAAGAACAATGTCCGCCTATACTGATATACTGATGCGGGATTAACAGAAGCAAAAAGCGACCCGTCACCATGATCTTAGGAACCCATACACGCATACGTTTTTCTGAAGGAGAGGACGCCTCTTTTTATCGGAATTTGTATCTCACCAATGAGCCTAAAGCGGCATTGTTGGATGCACGCCGCGAATACGGCATGCCTGTCCGCCACGAGATCGAGGAGCTGCTCCGTAAAAGTGAAAGCTCCCGTGCTTACTTATTTACAGTGGAAGATCTTGAAGGGCAGCGGCGCGGCTGGTGCGGATTGCGCGGGCTCAATGTGGAAGCGGGATACTGTGAACTATTTTTGGTATTTCGCAGCGATGAAGAATTTTTAACGCCTATGGCCGATGAAGCGTTGGCGATGTTGTTATACCGCGCTTTTCAGCAATTGCGGTTAAATAAAGTGCTTGTGTTTTCTTTGAAGCGGGAAAGCGGATTGCAACAGTGCCTGATGAAACAAGGGTTCCGCTCCTGTGGTATCCAACGGGATGTCCTATACAGCGGCGGCACTTGGCACAATCTGAACACCTTCGTCTTGCCTCAACAAGCCTATGACCCCGAAACGGCGCAGGGGAAATCGGGAGAAATTGAACCATGAGTTTTACAAGCTCTACTTTTTTACGACGAGCAGAACGGGACGATTTAGATACGCTTTTGTCTTGGATGAGTGATCCCGATTTCCAATATTACCTTTATGGCGACGCTGCCCAATCGCAGCGGCAGATACGTGAAAAAATCATTCAGATGCTCGGCCGCGCCCCCGTAGGCATGACGCCGCCCGCCATTTACTTACTCATTGATTCTAAAGAAAAGGGGCTGTTGGGTATGATTTCGCTGCAAAATATTTCGTGGCGCAATCGCTCTTGCAGTTTGGATGTTTACATCG includes:
- a CDS encoding tRNA uridine-5-carboxymethylaminomethyl(34) synthesis GTPase MnmE encodes the protein NKIDLRQGSPLPQEHGFTAPQFALVCDVSAKTGEGLHRLEKELSQLLVGSGSLESHTPMLSRTHQRDSMRRAQACVARMLLDMHISPELLALELREALDALGEITGETTSESLLDRIFSAFCIGK
- a CDS encoding GNAT family N-acetyltransferase; protein product: MILGTHTRIRFSEGEDASFYRNLYLTNEPKAALLDARREYGMPVRHEIEELLRKSESSRAYLFTVEDLEGQRRGWCGLRGLNVEAGYCELFLVFRSDEEFLTPMADEALAMLLYRAFQQLRLNKVLVFSLKRESGLQQCLMKQGFRSCGIQRDVLYSGGTWHNLNTFVLPQQAYDPETAQGKSGEIEP